GGATTATATTGAAGCAATGTGGTTGATTCTTCAACAAGAGCAGCCTGAAGATTATGTGATCGCCACCGGAATAACCACCACTGTTAGAGATTTTGTAAAGATGAGCTTTGCAGAGCTGGGCATAGAGGTTGAGTTTAGTGGTAAGGATGAGCACGAGCGTGGAGTAATCATTGATGTTGATCAGGATATGGTTGCAAAGCTTGGCCTGAACGATACGAACCTAAAGCCAGGTACTGTTGTGGTACAGGTAGACGAGAAATATTTCCGCCCTACCGAGGTGGATCTTTTATTGGGTGATCCAACTAAGGCCAATACCAAATTGGGCTGGAAACCTAAGTATGATTTGCCAGCATTGGTGCAAGATATGATTCAGTCGGACTTGCATCTGATGAAAAAGGACGAGTACCTGAAACAGGGTGGTTTTAGAACCCTAAATTATTTCGAATAGCAGGAAATGATCGTTATTATACAATGCAAAGACCGGGTGGGCCTGGTTGCAGATATTTCCAGAATTTTATCGGAAGCCCAGCTTAATATTGTTTCTATGCGGGAACATGTAGATAAGGTTGAAGACTGCTTTTTCATGCGTTTGGAAGTGGATGGGCTTGCAGATGAAACTGCTCTTGAGCTAAAGATGCAACAGATTTTGCCTGAGGGAGCAATTATCCGGGTTAACCCTGTTCCTGATAAAAAGATTGTAGTGATGGTTACGAAGGAGTATCACTGTCTGGCCGATATTCTGGTTCGGAATAATTTCGGTACACTGGGGGCTACAGTGCTTTGTGTAATCGGCAATCATAGCGTTCTTCAAAAGATTTGTGATCGGTTTGATATCCCATTCTTCTTGATTCCTTATCATGAGGACAAAGCGGTGTCCGAACGGGATATTGTTCTTAAAATCAAAGCATATAATCCGGATTATGTGGTGCTGGCTAAGTTTATGCGTATCCTTTCTCCCCAGTTTGTAGCCAACTTCCCTAATAAGGTAATTAATATTCATCATTCTTTTTTACCTGCATTTGCAGGTGCCAGTCCTTATAAACAAGCATTTGAAAGAGGGGTTAAGCTCATCGGAGCAACTGCCCATTTTGTGACGGATGATTTGGATGAAGGGCCGATTATTGCACAACAGATTATTCCTGTAAACCATTCTTTTACAGCTACTGATATGGTAAAATCGGGAAAGGAGATTGAGACATCTGTGCTTGCAAAGGCGCTGCATTTAGTGTTGAATGATCGCGTATTTGTCTATAAGAATAAAACTGTCGTATTTGAGTAAATACAACAGTTTAAGAAGTTTTTCTTAATGGCCCTTTTTCTTCGCTCTTATTCTCTCAAAAAGATCAATGATTTCATCCTGAAGTTGAATCACCTCCGCTTCTTTTTTTGCAAGTTGTTTTTTTAACTGCCCTACTTTTAAGGTATGTAATACCTGCGGGTTTGCTTCTTCGCTTGCCATGAGTTCCATTGGGGTTACTTTGAATAGCCGGGCAATTTGATTTAACCTGGAGATATTTAGGTCTGTTGTGCCGGTTTCGATTTTGGAAAAAGCAGGCACTGAGATTGCTAACTGCTCAGCGGCTTGCCTTTGGCTCCAACCTTTTTGCTTGCGAAGCTTCTTAATGTTTTTACTTATTTCGTTCATGTCATTTTCTTTATAAGATATTGAAAAGCCAATTAAGAAACCACATGTTTGGTTAAGTTTTATTTTTTATAAAAAGACAAGGTGTTTCTAATAGTGTGGCACAGAAAATGAATAAGAATGAATATTGAGATTTAATTGAAATTGCATTTTATTATTTTACATTTGATTAGAAATAAAATAAGCCCAAAAGAACGATAAATGAAAAAATATCTACTAATTGTGCTCTCTCTTTTACTTTATAATTCAGTGTTTTCACAGTCAAGTGATGACTATAATTACAGTATTGCTGTTAGGGGCTATAGCCTGATGCAGATGCCTAAGGTTTTAAATCAGGTTGGGGGCGGAAGGTTTATTGGAACTGCTTTTCAAAGTGGTATGCTAAAATTTAACGACAAGCAGATTAGCTATAGGCTGAGTGGTAGTTATCTTAAAAAAGATGTGTCGGTGATCAATAATTGCGAGAATTGTGATGTAGCTAATGGGAAAATGACTGATTATAGTTTCAAGATTGGGTTTGAGAAGAACCTTAATTTCTCTACAATACAACCATATTTTGGGTTTGATATCGGGTATCGGTATAATAAATTTCTGGGCACAATGGTTTCCAAGAGTTTAGCGGTTGCGCGAGCGACTTCTATTATGGAACCCAATAGTGTTGAGGCCAGTAAGTCCGGGTTTGTTGCCTCACCGGTAATTGGCATTAAGATCAATCCAATACCACAAGTCACCCTGTTCGCAGAGGGAAGTCTCGACTTTTTTTATTCTTATGAGCGTCAGGAGACTGTTGCGGACGATATTAGTAGTACCAGGACTTTTAATAAGTACAATAAGACAGAGTTTTTGTTGACTCCTGTGTCGATTGGAATTCAGGTGAATATAGGGAGTAACAGATAATGGATTCTTCATGTCATACTTTCATCACAATTCAATTAAATTGATATATTTGCACCGAACACTAAACCTACATCTGCCCTATGAAAGTTAAGTTGACCAATATTTTATGCGATGACCTCTCAATTCTTAAATTATCATGCCGATTCTAAGCTTTTTTAGGGCGAAATTTTAGCACATAAACATTGACCTCTCCACACAATATATGAATTTTAAAAGAACGATCACAGCAATATTATTTGTATTTGCTGTTTTGATCACACAAATAGCTTTTTCACAAACCAACTATTCCAATGTAAACGTTGACGAGTTGTCTGATGCTCAGATTTTGCAAATGATTAAAAAGGCAGAGTCGATAGGATATAATGATGCTCAGTTAGAACAAATGGCGAAAGCGCAGGGGATGAAGCCTGAGGAGGTTGTGAAATTGCGTGCCAGGGTAGAGAAAGTAAGAAAAAGCACTGGTGGAGAATCTGTCAGGGTAGATGACCAACCTAAAGAAAGACAAGTTGAAGGTGCTAAAAATAACAAAAGAGATAGCTCATTAGTAAAAAGGGTGGATGTATTTGAGGATTTGCGTCCTAAAGTGTTTGGTGCAGAATTGTTCGCGAACAGCAACATTACTTTTGAACCGAATTTAAGAATGGCAACACCAAAGAGTTATGTGATTGGTCCGGATGATGAATTGTTGATTGATCTGAGTGGCGATAATGAGGCCAATTATAAGTTAAAGGTTAGTCCTGAGGGTATTATTAATTTGCAGTATGCCGGCCCGGTTTCGGTTGGGGGGCTATCTATAGAACAGGCAATTACAAAAATACGCACAAAATTAGCCGGTACTTATCCATCTTTAAAAAGCGGACGTACCAGTTTGGCTGTTAATTTAGGAAACATCAGAAGCATTAAAATTACATTGGTGGGAGAGGTGGTAAAACCAGGCTCTTATACTTTGTCGTCATTGTCGACTGTTTTCAATGCACTAAATGCATCCGGAGGACCGAATACTAATGGGTCATTCCGTAAGATTCAAGTGATCAGGGGTAATAAAGTTGTATCTACCATTGATGTTTATGATTTTCTCTTGAATGGAATTCAGCAAAATAACATTCGCTTGCAGGATCAGGATGTGATTAATGTTCCGGTTTACCAAAGCCGGGTAGAAATAGTAGGTGAGGTTAAACGTCCGGCCTTGTTTGAGGTTTTAAGTCGTGAAAGTTTGCAGGATGTGATCCGGTTTGCTGGTGGTTTTACCAATCTGGCTTATACGGCACAGATCAAGGTTTTACGGAATACGAATAGAGAACGCAAAATCGTTGATGTTGGTGCCGAGCAATTCGCGACTTATGGTCCCTTAAATGGTGATAAATATATTGTAGAAACCATTTTGAATCGCTTTGAAAATAGGGTAGAGATATCAGGAGCGGTTTTTCGTCCCGGTAAGTTTGAGTTGGATAAGGGCTTAACTTTAAAAGGCTTAATTGCTAAAGCTGATGGATTAAGAGAAGATGCATTTTTAAATCGTGGCTATATCAATCGTTTAAATCCTGATAATACACTTGCATTAATCTCCTTTGATGTGGCGAAAGTATTGGCTGGAAAGGATAGTGATGTCGCACTGCAAAGAGAAGATAAGGTAACTATTTCTTCTTTGTTTGATTTAAGAGATGAGTATAAGCTGAGCATTCAGGGAGAAGTGAGGGAACCGGGTACTTTTGAATATGCGGATAATATGACGCTATCAGATATTATACAAATGGCAGGTGGTTTTAAAGAAGGAGCGACACCAAATCGGATTGAAATTTCCAGGAGAGTAAAGAATAGTGATTCTTTATCGAAATCGGCTATTACCGCGGAGTTGTTCACCGTTAATGTAGACCCGAATTTAAAGCTGCAGGGAGGTGATTTTATCCTTAAACCTTATGATATTGTTACCGTTCGTAATTCGGCTGGTTATTCAGCACAGAAGCAGGTTAAGTTGGAAGGAGAGGTACTTTATCCAGGTATTTATACGATTAACTCAAAGGATGAGCGGATCTCTGATTTGATTAAAAGAGCGGGTGGGCTAACCCCCTATGCTTATGCGGAAGGGGCTTCATTAAAAAGACCGGGGGCTGAAAAAGTAAATCCGAATGATAAGAACGCAATTGACAATAAGGAGGAGGAAAATAAGAAGCTTTTAAATTTAAAACGTGCACAGGAGGCTGGTGTTAAGGATACGATTAAAGCGGATATTGAGCAGAAGTTGATCCAATCTGATCTGGTTGGGATTAGCTTAGAACATATTTTACATAAGCCTTATTCAAGATATGATTTGATTGTAGAGGATGGTGATGTGATTCGTGTGCCAAGGCAGTTGCAAACGGTTAAAGTGACCGGAGAAGTTTTAAATCCGAATAGCATTGTTTACTTACCTGGTAAAAGCTTTAAGCAGTATGTGAATGGTGCTGGAGGGTTTACTTCAAGTGCTTTGAAAAGAGGTGCATATATTAAATATGCCAATGGTTCTGTTGAAGCAGGTAGTAAGTTTTTGTTTTTTAGCAATTATCCTAAGGTGAAACCTGGGGCGGAGATTTTGGTGCCGAAGAGAGCCGAGAGAGAGCGGATGAGTGCGCAGGCATGGGTTGGATTAGGGACTGCAGTTGCTTCTTTGGGGGCGATTATAGTTAGTTTGTTGAGATAGTTTAAGTTGAATCACTTTTGTACAAAAATGAATCCAGAAAATATAATTAATGATCAAAATGATTTTAGTGAGATTTCATTAAAAGAACTTCTCCTTAAGGTCAGGGGATGGTGGCGGTTTTTGCTGTCGAAATGGCTAATCATTTTATTCTGTGGTATCGTAGGTGGGCTTTTAGGATTTGGTTATGCGTCTTTAAAAAAAACAATTTACACGGCAACAACAACTTTTGTTTTGGAAGATGGAGGTTCAGGCGGGAACGGAATAGGTAATCTGGGTGGATTGGCTTCTATGGTTGGAATTGATGTGGGTGGCAATAGTGGTGGGATTTTTCAAGGTGATAATATTCTTGAGTTGTATAAATCGAGGACGATGATTGAAAAAACTTTATTAACAACCATTGAGTTTGAGAGTAAGAGTCAATTACTTATAGATAGGTATTTAGATTTTAATGGATTTAGAGAAAAGTGGTCTGAAGTGCCTGAATTGAAAAATATTCAGTTTATTAAAAAAGATAACGAGGGTATTAAGCATACTCGCTTAAAGGATAGTATTATAGGTTTAATAGTTAATGACATAAATAAAAACTATCTGAGTGTAGTCAAACCAGATCGAAAACTAAGCCTTATAAAGGTTGAAGTTAAATCAAAAGATGAATATTTTGCAAAGGCTTTTGATGATCAAATAGTTAAAAATGTAAACGATTTTTATATACAAACGAAGACTAAGAAATCGTTAGAAAACATATCTATTTTACAAGGGAAAGCTGATTCGGTTCGTGCCGGGATGAGTGGTGCTATCTATAAGGCCGCAGAAGTGGCTGATGCTACCCCTAATCTAAATCCAACAAGACAAACTCAGAGAATAGCCCCAATTCAACGGTCCCAATTCTTAGCAGAAGCAAATAAAGCAGTTCTAACAGAGTTAGTTAAGAATCTTGAAATGTCAAAAATGAGTTTGTTAAAAGAGGCTCCTTTAATACAAATTGTGGATCAGCCCGTTTTCCCTTTAAAACAAGAAACTACCTCGCGTATTGGCTATTTTCTTGTTTTTTTTATGTGTTTCTCTATTGTTTCAATCTTTATTTTATGCTTTAGGCGATTTTTTATCAATGCTATCAATCGTTAATTGTATTTAAGTATATCAATGGAAGTTTCAATAGCAAAAAAAATTAATCAAATACTAAAGCATGGATTGATTTATGGTTTAACATCTTCTTTGCAAAGTCTTTTAGGATTCATACTATTACCAATTTTAACTAGTTATTATACAACAGAAGAGTTTGGAGTGTATAGTTTGTTGTTAATCATGGGATCTTTTGCAAGTGCTGTATTTTATTTAGGGGCATCCTCAGCGCTTGGACGCTATTATTACGAAGAAGATAGTCAAAAATATAGAGGAGATATCATCTCCTCTGCTATTCAGATTACGGGCTTTGGTGCAATATTATTAATAGTACTGTCAACATTATTCTCCGACTATATATCATCTATTGCATTTAACACAGAAGTTTATTCTTTACATGTTCGATTGGCTTTTTATGGAGTCGCTTTTACATTTCTCTTAAATCTTCTAACTTTAGTGTTGCGGTATGATAATCTGTCTAGGATATTTTTTATGATCTCAATATTTGGTGTAGTACTTAACTTCCTTATAACTTTTATATTATTAGCTAAGTATGATTATGGGATCAAGGCCCCGTTAATTGGGTTCTTGAGTGCAAATGTTACTTGTTTTTTATTATTGTCTTTATACATCCGCAAGTACCTTTCATTTAACCTTAATTTGAAATACTTAAAAGTGTTATTGAAATTTGGGATACCAACCTTAATTTCTGGATTGTTATTCTATATATTGGACCTAGCTGACAGATTTATAATAAAGAGTTTATTGAGCACAGCATCTGTAGGGATTTATTCTCTAGGTTATAAAATAGGGTCGTTAATCAATGTTGTGTTAATTATGCCCTTTGGATTAATCTGGGCACCTATGAGGATGAAAAATGCAAATAATCTCAATGCGACTAGAATCTTAATGGTTAAGGTTACTTCTTACTTTTTTATTACTGGCTTTATTATTATTTTAATGGCAATGCTATTTAGTAGGAATTTGATGCCTATTTTTTTTAAAAAGAAAGAATTCCAAGAATCAGTTCAGATAGTCCCTATTATAATAATTGGCATCTTCCTTTTTGGACTGCAAAATATTCTAGATTTTGGAATTAATTATTACAAAAAACTACATTATTATATTATTACTTCAATTATAGGAATTATTTTTAATGTGGTCGTAAATTATACATTTATTCCAATCTTCGGTTACAAGGCTGCTGCTTATGGAACTATGTTCACTTATTTGTTGACAACTACCTTGATTTTTTTATTCTCATCTCGATTTTTTAAAGTTAGTCTAGAGTGGAGGCGTTTAGCTATACCGACATTAGCGCTAGTTTTAATTTTATTTGCATTTAATTTTTACCCCTATTTTTTTGATAGTTTAATGTGGTCCATTGCTATGTTTTTTTTAACATTGTTTTTGCTATATAAATTTTGGTTAACCAACAATGAACGGTTAACTATCAATAGAATCTTGACTATAAAATAGAACATTTGGAGACATTTTTTAATTAACAATATATGATTAACTCGAAAATACTTTTAGGTTCTTGGATAACCTTAAATCATCCATCTATTGCAGAGATAATGGCTGATACTGGTTTTGATTGGTTATGCATAGATATGGAACATTCGGTAACGGATTATTCTGAAGCACAACTCTTAATAATGGCAATTCAAAGTAAGGGGTTAAAAGCTTATGTTAGGGTTGGTAATAACAATGCCAGAATAATTAAGCGTGTGTTAGATGCTGGTGCGGATGGAATTATAGTGCCTTCTGTTAATTCTGCTGTAGAGGCGAAATTAGCTGTAGATTCAGTTAAGTACCCGCCAATGGGAAAACGTGGAGTTGGCCTGGCAAGGGCCCAGGGGTATGGATTTGATTTTGAGAATTACAGAGATATTACGTCAAAAGAGATAAAATTGATTGTTCAGATTGAGCATATTAACGCGATTAAAGAATTGGATGCAATTATTAGTACAGAAGGCATTGATGGAACATTTATTGGACCATATGACCTATCTGGTTCCATGGGCAAACCTGGAGAATATAATGACAAAGATGTTTTAGAAGCACTTGCCAGTTACGAATTAATAGCAAAGAAATACAATAAGTGGATCGGATATCATGTTGTGCAACCTGAATTTAATTTGGTCGAAGATAAAATTGCTGCAGGTTACAATTTTATTGCTTTTAGTTTTGACGCCTACTTTTTAGGCAACAGCATAAGAAAAGAATTATCAAAAAGGAAAAAATAATATGCGAATTTTAGGAGTTTTGCCAGCAAGGATGGCCGCTACACGTTTCCCAAATAAACCTTTAGCTATAATTCAAGGTATTCCTATGATTGGACATTGTTACCTAAGGAGTAAAATGTGTGATTTACTGGATGAGGTATATGTAGCTACATGTGATGAGGAAATAAAAGATTATGTTGAAGGCATAGGAGGTAAGGCTATTATGACATCTGATGTACATGAAAGAGCTACTGAACGCTCGGCCGAAGCATTGCTAAACATAGAAAAATTAACTGGTCAAAAATTTGATATCGTTGTAATGATTCAGGGCGATGAACCTTTAATTTATCCTGAAATGATCAAAGAGGTATTACAGCCCATGATTGCTAATCCGATTCCCGTTTCTAATTTAATTGCAGCACTCCCAACGCAACAGGAAAGGGACAATTCAAACAATGTTAAAGTTGCAAAAGATTTTAACGGTAGGATTTTATACTTATCTAGAGAGGCTATTCCTTCCAAACAAAAATACAATGGTAAAATTGATGCATTCAGGCAATTAGGATTGATCGCTTTTACTAAGGAAGCTCTTTTGCAATTTGTGTCCCTGGAACCAACACCCTTAGAGGTTATAGAGTCGGTAGATATGAATAGGTTTTTGGAGCATGGAGTGCCAATACAATCGGCAATTACAAATTTTGAGGCTGACTCTGTAGATACTCCTGAAGATTTAGTTCGGGTGGATTTGAAAATGGCTACTGATCGTCTTTTTACAAAATATAAAAATTAATGAAGGTAAAAGTTTCAAATGTTGCCTTTTCGAAAAATCAATTTTTGGTGGAAAAGCTTAAAACCTTTTTCCCGGATGCGGTTATTAATATTGAAGGGAAAAGATATCTTGATAGGGAGTTAATTGATTATTTTTCTGATGCTGATGCTGCCATTGTTGGATTGGAGTTGATCACACCTGAAGTTTTAGATCAACTGCCCAATTTACGTGCTATTGCAAAGTATGGAGTTGGCCTGGACAACATTGATATCCCTGCCTGTGAAGAGCGCGGGGTGAAAATAGGATGGACAGGTGGGGTAAATAAGGATTCTGTTGCAGAAATGGTGGTTGGGTTTATGCTGGCCTTAAGCAGAAATCTTTATGTAACTTCAAATCAACTTAAAAGTGGTACCTGGAACAAAAACGGAGGCTCGCAATTAGTAGGTAAAACTATTGGAATAATTGGTGTTGGCCATATAGGTAAGACATTAATTAATTTATTAAAGCCGTTTAAATGCAGGGTTTTGATAAACGACATCTTAGATATAAGTGATTATGCTTTGGAAAACAACTTAGATGTAGTTGATAAAGAATACCTTTTTAAAGAGGCTGATATCATTTCAGTGCATACGCCATTAAATAATGATACGCGAAATTTATTTGATGCCGAAGTTTTTGAAATGATGAAAAAAACTGCTTTTTTAATTAATACTGCAAGAGGTGGGATAGTAAACGAGAACGATCTAAAGCATGCACTTTCTAATGGAATAATTGCAGGTGCTGCACTGGATGTTTTTGAAATTGAGCCACCAAATGATAGAGAATTACTCCAGCTGGAAAATTTAATCTGTACGCCCCACACTGGGGGCAATTCTTATGAAGCTGTTGTTGCAATGGGCTTGTCGG
This is a stretch of genomic DNA from Candidatus Pedobacter colombiensis. It encodes these proteins:
- the purU gene encoding formyltetrahydrofolate deformylase; the encoded protein is MIVIIQCKDRVGLVADISRILSEAQLNIVSMREHVDKVEDCFFMRLEVDGLADETALELKMQQILPEGAIIRVNPVPDKKIVVMVTKEYHCLADILVRNNFGTLGATVLCVIGNHSVLQKICDRFDIPFFLIPYHEDKAVSERDIVLKIKAYNPDYVVLAKFMRILSPQFVANFPNKVINIHHSFLPAFAGASPYKQAFERGVKLIGATAHFVTDDLDEGPIIAQQIIPVNHSFTATDMVKSGKEIETSVLAKALHLVLNDRVFVYKNKTVVFE
- a CDS encoding helix-turn-helix transcriptional regulator, whose amino-acid sequence is MNEISKNIKKLRKQKGWSQRQAAEQLAISVPAFSKIETGTTDLNISRLNQIARLFKVTPMELMASEEANPQVLHTLKVGQLKKQLAKKEAEVIQLQDEIIDLFERIRAKKKGH
- a CDS encoding SLBB domain-containing protein, producing the protein MNFKRTITAILFVFAVLITQIAFSQTNYSNVNVDELSDAQILQMIKKAESIGYNDAQLEQMAKAQGMKPEEVVKLRARVEKVRKSTGGESVRVDDQPKERQVEGAKNNKRDSSLVKRVDVFEDLRPKVFGAELFANSNITFEPNLRMATPKSYVIGPDDELLIDLSGDNEANYKLKVSPEGIINLQYAGPVSVGGLSIEQAITKIRTKLAGTYPSLKSGRTSLAVNLGNIRSIKITLVGEVVKPGSYTLSSLSTVFNALNASGGPNTNGSFRKIQVIRGNKVVSTIDVYDFLLNGIQQNNIRLQDQDVINVPVYQSRVEIVGEVKRPALFEVLSRESLQDVIRFAGGFTNLAYTAQIKVLRNTNRERKIVDVGAEQFATYGPLNGDKYIVETILNRFENRVEISGAVFRPGKFELDKGLTLKGLIAKADGLREDAFLNRGYINRLNPDNTLALISFDVAKVLAGKDSDVALQREDKVTISSLFDLRDEYKLSIQGEVREPGTFEYADNMTLSDIIQMAGGFKEGATPNRIEISRRVKNSDSLSKSAITAELFTVNVDPNLKLQGGDFILKPYDIVTVRNSAGYSAQKQVKLEGEVLYPGIYTINSKDERISDLIKRAGGLTPYAYAEGASLKRPGAEKVNPNDKNAIDNKEEENKKLLNLKRAQEAGVKDTIKADIEQKLIQSDLVGISLEHILHKPYSRYDLIVEDGDVIRVPRQLQTVKVTGEVLNPNSIVYLPGKSFKQYVNGAGGFTSSALKRGAYIKYANGSVEAGSKFLFFSNYPKVKPGAEILVPKRAERERMSAQAWVGLGTAVASLGAIIVSLLR
- a CDS encoding lipopolysaccharide biosynthesis protein, producing MNPENIINDQNDFSEISLKELLLKVRGWWRFLLSKWLIILFCGIVGGLLGFGYASLKKTIYTATTTFVLEDGGSGGNGIGNLGGLASMVGIDVGGNSGGIFQGDNILELYKSRTMIEKTLLTTIEFESKSQLLIDRYLDFNGFREKWSEVPELKNIQFIKKDNEGIKHTRLKDSIIGLIVNDINKNYLSVVKPDRKLSLIKVEVKSKDEYFAKAFDDQIVKNVNDFYIQTKTKKSLENISILQGKADSVRAGMSGAIYKAAEVADATPNLNPTRQTQRIAPIQRSQFLAEANKAVLTELVKNLEMSKMSLLKEAPLIQIVDQPVFPLKQETTSRIGYFLVFFMCFSIVSIFILCFRRFFINAINR
- a CDS encoding oligosaccharide flippase family protein, with amino-acid sequence MEVSIAKKINQILKHGLIYGLTSSLQSLLGFILLPILTSYYTTEEFGVYSLLLIMGSFASAVFYLGASSALGRYYYEEDSQKYRGDIISSAIQITGFGAILLIVLSTLFSDYISSIAFNTEVYSLHVRLAFYGVAFTFLLNLLTLVLRYDNLSRIFFMISIFGVVLNFLITFILLAKYDYGIKAPLIGFLSANVTCFLLLSLYIRKYLSFNLNLKYLKVLLKFGIPTLISGLLFYILDLADRFIIKSLLSTASVGIYSLGYKIGSLINVVLIMPFGLIWAPMRMKNANNLNATRILMVKVTSYFFITGFIIILMAMLFSRNLMPIFFKKKEFQESVQIVPIIIIGIFLFGLQNILDFGINYYKKLHYYIITSIIGIIFNVVVNYTFIPIFGYKAAAYGTMFTYLLTTTLIFLFSSRFFKVSLEWRRLAIPTLALVLILFAFNFYPYFFDSLMWSIAMFFLTLFLLYKFWLTNNERLTINRILTIK
- a CDS encoding aldolase/citrate lyase family protein, with protein sequence MINSKILLGSWITLNHPSIAEIMADTGFDWLCIDMEHSVTDYSEAQLLIMAIQSKGLKAYVRVGNNNARIIKRVLDAGADGIIVPSVNSAVEAKLAVDSVKYPPMGKRGVGLARAQGYGFDFENYRDITSKEIKLIVQIEHINAIKELDAIISTEGIDGTFIGPYDLSGSMGKPGEYNDKDVLEALASYELIAKKYNKWIGYHVVQPEFNLVEDKIAAGYNFIAFSFDAYFLGNSIRKELSKRKK
- the kdsB gene encoding 3-deoxy-manno-octulosonate cytidylyltransferase is translated as MRILGVLPARMAATRFPNKPLAIIQGIPMIGHCYLRSKMCDLLDEVYVATCDEEIKDYVEGIGGKAIMTSDVHERATERSAEALLNIEKLTGQKFDIVVMIQGDEPLIYPEMIKEVLQPMIANPIPVSNLIAALPTQQERDNSNNVKVAKDFNGRILYLSREAIPSKQKYNGKIDAFRQLGLIAFTKEALLQFVSLEPTPLEVIESVDMNRFLEHGVPIQSAITNFEADSVDTPEDLVRVDLKMATDRLFTKYKN
- a CDS encoding phosphoglycerate dehydrogenase — encoded protein: MKVKVSNVAFSKNQFLVEKLKTFFPDAVINIEGKRYLDRELIDYFSDADAAIVGLELITPEVLDQLPNLRAIAKYGVGLDNIDIPACEERGVKIGWTGGVNKDSVAEMVVGFMLALSRNLYVTSNQLKSGTWNKNGGSQLVGKTIGIIGVGHIGKTLINLLKPFKCRVLINDILDISDYALENNLDVVDKEYLFKEADIISVHTPLNNDTRNLFDAEVFEMMKKTAFLINTARGGIVNENDLKHALSNGIIAGAALDVFEIEPPNDRELLQLENLICTPHTGGNSYEAVVAMGLSAIDHLLNYRNKLLNNE